Proteins from one Prinia subflava isolate CZ2003 ecotype Zambia chromosome 4, Cam_Psub_1.2, whole genome shotgun sequence genomic window:
- the CPNE8 gene encoding copine-8 isoform X2, whose protein sequence is MSDSLLFAFRTQINFTVAIDFTASNGNPSQPTSLHYMNPYQLNAYGMALRAVGEIIQDYDSDKMFPALGFGARLPPDGRVSHEFALNGNSQNPYCHGIDGVMEAYYRSLKSVQLYGPTNFAPVINHVARYAASVKDGSQYFVLLIITDGVISDMAQTKESIVNASKLPMSIIIVGVGPAEFDAMEELDGDVVRISSRGRFAERDIVQFVPFRDYIDRSGNHVLSMARLAKDVLAEIPEQFLSYMRVRGIKPSPAPPPYTPPIHVLQTQI, encoded by the exons ATGTCTGACtctcttttatttgctttcag AACCCAAATCAATTTCACGGTCGCTATTGATTTCACAGCCTCCAACg GTAACCCTTCACAGCCAACTTCACTTCACTACATGAATCCCTATCAGCTGAATGCTTATGGCATGGCACTGAGAGCTGTTGGTGAAATAATTCAGGACTATGATAGTGATAAAATGTTCCCAGCTCTAGGTTTTGGAGCTAGACTTCCTCCAGATGGAAGAGTATCACATGAATTTGCACTg AATGGAAACTCTCAAAATCCATACTGCCATGGAATTGATGGTGTAATGGAGGCATATTACAGGAGTCTAAAATCTGTGCAGCTTTATGGACCAACAAACTTTGCTCCTGTAATTAATCATGTAGCCAG GTATGCTGCTTCAGTAAAAGATGGCTCCCAGTATTTTGTTCTTCTCATTATTACAGATGGAGTTATATCTGATATGGCTCAGACAAAAGAATCCATAGTGAAT GCATCAAAACTTCCAATGTCCATAATTATAGTGGGGGTAGGACCAGCAGAGTTTGATG ctaTGGAAGAACTGGATGGGGATGTAGTGAGGATTTCTTCAAGAGGAAGATTTGCAGAAAGAGACATTGTAcag TTCGTGCCATTCCGAGATTACATTGACAGAAGTGGAAACCACGTGCTAAGCATGGCAAGGCTTGCTAAAGATGTGCTAGCTGAAATCCCAGAGCAGTTCCTGTCCTACATGAGAGTCAGAGGAATAAAGCCATCGCCTGCACCACCACCCTACACGCCCCCGATTCACGTGCTGCAGACTCAGATATGA